From one Anaeromyxobacter diazotrophicus genomic stretch:
- a CDS encoding tetratricopeptide repeat protein produces the protein MKLRAAALPLAVALALAFPLRWAALGALSRMGLDRPYDVPYVPEPGALRILSAPVRLTVADAYWLEAVQYIGEPRAGERGWGKLYPLIDLITDLDPGHGYAYQTGGIVLSSQGRLAESDALLKKGLQPGRPAWWTFPFYLAFNDYFYRGDYASAARWAELAARTPGASPHISQLALSLDVKSGSVDGAIRFLEELRDTARDDATAAALEEQYKLALLQRDFARLDASVARFAAEQGHPARSLDEVRAAGLPAPTTDPFGGRYYLDPKDGKVHATGRDFRFKPPDPGRLQLPPAAPQRQENQP, from the coding sequence ATGAAGCTCCGCGCCGCCGCCCTCCCGCTCGCCGTCGCCCTCGCGCTCGCCTTCCCGCTGCGCTGGGCCGCGCTGGGCGCGCTGTCGCGCATGGGGCTCGATCGGCCCTACGACGTGCCGTACGTGCCGGAGCCGGGCGCGCTGCGGATCCTCTCCGCGCCGGTGCGGCTCACCGTCGCCGACGCCTACTGGCTCGAGGCGGTCCAGTACATCGGCGAGCCGCGCGCCGGCGAGCGCGGCTGGGGGAAGCTGTACCCCCTCATCGACCTCATCACCGACCTCGACCCAGGGCACGGCTACGCCTACCAGACGGGCGGCATCGTCCTGTCGTCGCAGGGGCGCCTCGCCGAGTCCGACGCCCTCCTGAAGAAGGGCCTGCAGCCCGGGCGCCCGGCGTGGTGGACGTTCCCCTTCTACCTGGCCTTCAACGACTACTTCTACCGCGGCGACTACGCCTCGGCGGCGCGCTGGGCCGAGCTCGCGGCGCGCACGCCGGGCGCATCCCCCCACATCTCCCAGCTGGCCCTCTCGCTCGACGTGAAGAGCGGCTCCGTCGACGGCGCGATCCGCTTCCTCGAGGAGCTGCGCGACACGGCGCGGGACGACGCGACCGCCGCCGCGCTGGAGGAGCAGTACAAGCTGGCGCTGCTGCAGCGCGACTTCGCCCGGCTCGACGCGTCCGTCGCCCGCTTCGCGGCGGAGCAAGGCCATCCCGCGCGCTCGCTCGACGAGGTCCGCGCGGCGGGGCTCCCGGCCCCCACCACCGATCCGTTCGGCGGCCGTTACTACCTCGACCCGAAGGACGGGAAGGTCCACGCCACCGGCCGCGACTTCCGCTTCAAGCCGCCGGACCCCGGCCGCCTCCAGCTCCCCCCCGCCGCGCCGCAGCGACAGGAGAATCAACCGTGA